One Pecten maximus chromosome 16, xPecMax1.1, whole genome shotgun sequence DNA window includes the following coding sequences:
- the LOC117344533 gene encoding uncharacterized protein LOC117344533, whose product MATPGRENGTPLFDRDSIMRDLEEKGYAVVPGVISSDECDDLVGQIRQWLDKFVDDSPIDRHISLLQQYRVSASPVAWEVRLKAKPVFAKIWGTEKLLSSMDGMAIGEPPELGDTAFNKKGENWFHFDQGSWRLGLHAFQGAVYLEETTEEDYCFRVIEGSCKVHREFLNTFKEAEETSAGEDFYDLKPEYVEWYKNKGLKEKKVPVPKGGMVIWDSRTVHDNVKPEKGRKHSDRWRFVTFVCMTPANWAGKKDLELKKEAFEKMVATAHWPSQGVWLFASTSECSKTKHRSQIEMINEIPEIAKTKEVRLLAGLDEYDFEDGQPSDLGWQPEWSENANQQVRSSAAFS is encoded by the exons ATGGCCACACCTGGACGGGAAAATGGAACGCCGCTTTTCGACag GGATTCCATTATGAGAGACCTTGAAGAGAAAGGCTACGCGGTTGTGCCCGGTGTTATTTCCTCCGACGAATGTGACGATCTGGTCGGCCAGATACGACAATGGTTGGACAAGTTTGTTGATGATTCGCCGATAGACAGACACATATCCCTCCTACAACAATACAG AGTATCGGCCTCGCCTGTGGCATGGGAAGTTCGCCTCAAGGCCAAACCTGTATTCGCCAAAATCTGGGGAACAGAGAAACTGTTATCGAGCATGGACGGAATGGCCATTGGGGAACCCCCGGAACTTG GAGATACTGCATTCAACAAAAAAGGTGAAAATTGGTTTCATTTTGACCAGGGGAGCTGGCGACTAGGATTGCATGCATTCCAAGGGGCAGTGTATTTGGAGGAAACTACAGAAGAAGATTACTGCTTTCGTGTCATCGAGGGGTCGTGCAAAGTTCATAGAGAATTCCTGAACACATTCAAAGAGGCAGAAGAAACATCCGCTGGTGAAGACTTTTATGATCTTAAACCGGAGTATGTCGAATGGTACAAAAATAAAGGACTGAAAGAGAAAAAGGTCCCAGTTCCTAAAGGAGGCATGGTTATTTGGGATTCCAGAACAGTCCATGATAACGTCAAACCGGAAAAAGGTCGTAAACATTCCGACAGATGGCGCTTCGTCACCTTTGTCTGTATGACTCCAGCAAATTGGGCTGGAAAGAAAGATTTAGAATTAAAGAAAGAGGCATTCGAGAAGATGGTGGCTACTGCTCACTGGCCATCACAAGGAGTATGGCTATTCGCGAGTACTTCCGAATGCAGTAAGACCAAACATAGAAGTCAGATAGAAATGATTAATGAAATACCGGAAATTGCTAAAACGAAGGAAGTCCGGCTCCTTGCTGGTCTTGACGAATATGACTTCGAAGATGGACAGCCCAGTGACCTAGGGTGGCAACCGGAGTGGTCAGAAAATGCTAATCAACAGGTCAGAAGTAGTGCGGCATTTAGTTAG
- the LOC117314844 gene encoding cyclin-L1-like has protein sequence MHTSVKRSKMSATKTEKNLLNTRDFSRVVLTLENVLLPDDKRSPTPSMQDGLDNDTETDLRILGCELIQTAGILLKLPQVAMATGQVIFQRFYYSKSFVKHNMEIIVMACIYLASKIEECPRRMRDVINVIHHIKQVRNQKTIHPLPLDQNYINLKKQVNNAERRVLKELGFSVHAKNPHKVIVMFLQVLECEKDQKLVQCAWNYMNDSFRTDVFVRFHPEVIACACIYLAARQLQIPLPSSPPWYYLFSVEDDEVSDICLTILRLYARPRPNYDKLEAKVNDAKKIQIEAKMKAKGVSSENGTPNHSSRTNSPKNVSPNPALLPSIKRLKAEEDRDSERGSIKNHSSKKKHSHSPNDRSRSRSRSRQRSSLSRSSRSLSRSPSVKRRKNRSSPHRYKKDRYSSPDRYISKEHKHSRKRKKHSHSKSRSPSLNKSPDRYKASHKKYKHERDRYHSPERHHKRHRNGHRSPSPRDRYDKYRR, from the exons ATGCATACGTCGGTCAAACGATCCAAGATGTCGGCGACAAAGACCGAGAAGAATCTGCTGAACACAAGAGACTTTAGTAGGGTCGTTTTAACATTAGAAAATGTATTGCTTCCCGATGATAAGCGTTCACCGACACCTTCAATGCAAGATGGACTTGATAATGATACCGAAACAGATCTACGCATACTTGGTTGCGAGTTAATCCAAACGGCTGGTATCCTGTTGAAACTTCCACAG GTTGCCATGGCTACAGGACAGGTCATCTTTCAGAGGTTCTACTATTCCAAGTCTTTTGTCAAACACAATATGGAG ATCATAGTCATGGCATGCATCTACTTAGCATCTAAAATAGAAGAGTGTCCAAGAAGAATGAGGGATGTGATAAATGTAATCCATCACATCAAACAAGTGCGCAATCAAAA GACAATTCATCCTCTCCCGCTTGATCAGAACTACATCAACCTCAAAAAACAAGTAAACAATGCCGAAAGAAGGGTACTGAAGGAGCTAGGATTTTCTGTGCATGCTAAAAATCCTCACAAG GTGATTGTCATGTTCCTGCAAGTGTTGGAATGTGAGAAAGACCAGAAATTGGTGCAGTGTGCATG GAACTACATGAACGATAGCTTCAGGACTGATGTGTTTGTGCGGTTTCATCCTGAGGTGATCGCCTGTGCCTGTATCTATTTGGCAGCAAGACAACTACAA ATACCACTGCCCAGCAGTCCACCATGGTATTACCTGTTCAGTGTGGAGGACGACGAAGTCTCCGACATCTGTCTCACTATTCTACGGCTTTATGCTCGTCCTCGG CCAAACTACGATAAACTTGAAGCCAAGGTGAACGATGCTAAGAAGATACAGATTGAAGCCAAGATGAAAGCAAAGGGAGTCTCGTCTGAAAATGGAACACCAAATCATTCATCTCGGACTA ATTCCCCAAAGAATGTCAGTCCTAACCCTGCTCTTCTTCCCAGTATCAAAAGGCTAAAGGCAGAAGAAGACAGAGACTCTGAAAGAGGCTCTAT AAAAAATCATTCATCAAAAAAGAAGCACAGTCACAGTCCAAATGATAGAAGCCGGTCTCGGTCCAGAAGTCGACAACG GTCGTCTCTGTCCAGGTCTAGTCGAAGCTTAAGTCGAAGCCCCTCTGTGAAACGGAGGAAAAACAGGAGTTCTCCACATAGGTACAAGAAAGATCGCTATTCAAGTCCAGATCGCTACATCTCTAAAGAACACAAACATTCCCGCAAGAGGAAGAAGCACTCGCATTCCAAAAGTCGCAGTCCATCACTGAACAAGTCTCCAGATCGCTATAAGGCAAGCCATAAAAAGTATAAGCATGAGAGAGATCGGTATCACTCACCAGAACGCCACCACAAACGACACAGGAATGGCCATCGAAGTCCTTCACCAAGAGACCGTTACGACAAATATCGAAGATGA